The proteins below are encoded in one region of Clostridium estertheticum:
- a CDS encoding cyclase family protein — MGKKVFVDLTHPFSADIPRWPYFAKPVVDSMHTLAKGGVLTQRIDCVQHTGTHCDAPRHVMEIEFNGKRARYTHEMPVDAYMGDAVCLEIEIERWGLILPEHLEDACKRANIKPEELEGMVVCLNTGMHRKFDDSKDYYHYSCGTGVDAGKWFVKHKVKCVAMDMQALDHPLHTAMGNNGATRLNLLGASGKPITEEYKEQFGEEAYAEFDKDEYIRIHGKEAYDAKFGKLEAIGCWGTWEPCHKELLGHGIVGVENLGGNLDKVSGKRFRFLCLPIRWYMGDGSMVRCVAEIDEDDLNDVPERVYNYGGCI, encoded by the coding sequence ATGGGAAAGAAAGTATTTGTAGATTTAACTCATCCATTCAGCGCTGATATACCAAGGTGGCCTTATTTTGCAAAGCCAGTAGTAGATTCCATGCATACATTGGCAAAAGGTGGTGTTCTTACACAAAGAATCGATTGTGTTCAGCACACTGGTACACATTGTGATGCACCACGTCACGTTATGGAAATTGAATTCAATGGCAAGAGAGCTCGTTATACTCATGAAATGCCAGTTGATGCATACATGGGTGATGCAGTTTGTCTTGAAATTGAAATTGAACGTTGGGGATTAATCCTGCCAGAACATCTTGAAGATGCTTGCAAACGTGCAAATATTAAACCAGAAGAATTAGAAGGAATGGTCGTTTGCTTAAATACAGGAATGCATCGTAAATTTGATGATTCAAAAGACTACTATCATTACTCATGTGGTACAGGCGTTGATGCAGGAAAATGGTTTGTAAAACACAAAGTTAAATGTGTAGCCATGGACATGCAAGCTCTTGATCACCCTCTTCATACAGCTATGGGTAATAACGGTGCTACACGTTTGAACTTACTTGGTGCTTCAGGAAAACCAATCACAGAAGAATATAAAGAGCAGTTCGGTGAAGAAGCATATGCTGAATTTGATAAAGATGAATATATTAGAATTCATGGTAAAGAAGCATATGATGCTAAATTTGGTAAATTAGAAGCAATCGGATGTTGGGGCACATGGGAACCTTGCCATAAAGAATTGTTAGGACATGGTATCGTTGGTGTTGAAAACCTTGGTGGAAATTTAGACAAGGTATCTGGAAAACGATTTAGATTCTTGTGCTTACCAATCAGATGGTACATGGGTGATGGATCTATGGTTAGATGCGTTGCGGAAATAGATGAAGATGATTTGAATGATGTTCCTGAAAGAGTTTATAATTATGGTGGATGTATATAG
- a CDS encoding SDR family NAD(P)-dependent oxidoreductase, translated as MEKQFVNNLFDVKGKVVLITGATGALGKAISFGYGFAGMKVFVTGRSDDKCKAVCTELEAQGIECGYSIGDPAVEADVIKVVKDVTSKFGEVNVLVTAAGYNHPQPIIEQELSEWKKIMDSDVQGTWLYCKYVGKQMIDQGKGGKVILVSSARSKMGMAGYTGYCTAKAGIDLMAQTLACEWTAKYKINVNTINPTVFRSDLTEWMFDPESAIYKNFLKRLPIGRLGEPDDFIGPCIFLASSASDFMTGANVATEGGYWAN; from the coding sequence ATGGAAAAACAATTTGTAAACAATTTGTTTGATGTTAAAGGGAAAGTTGTGCTTATTACAGGCGCTACAGGAGCTCTCGGAAAAGCAATTTCTTTCGGATATGGTTTTGCAGGTATGAAGGTTTTTGTTACAGGACGTAGCGATGATAAATGTAAAGCAGTTTGTACTGAACTTGAAGCACAAGGAATTGAATGTGGTTATTCAATAGGAGATCCAGCAGTAGAGGCAGATGTAATCAAGGTCGTTAAAGATGTTACCTCAAAATTTGGAGAGGTTAATGTATTAGTAACAGCTGCAGGATACAACCATCCACAGCCAATTATAGAACAAGAATTATCAGAATGGAAAAAAATTATGGATTCTGATGTTCAAGGTACATGGCTTTATTGTAAATATGTTGGAAAACAGATGATTGATCAAGGAAAAGGCGGAAAAGTTATTTTGGTGTCTTCTGCTCGTTCAAAAATGGGTATGGCTGGTTATACAGGTTACTGCACTGCAAAAGCTGGTATTGACCTTATGGCTCAGACGCTTGCATGTGAATGGACAGCTAAATATAAAATAAATGTTAACACTATTAACCCAACAGTATTTAGATCAGATTTAACTGAATGGATGTTCGATCCAGAAAGTGCTATTTACAAAAATTTCTTAAAACGACTTCCAATTGGCAGACTTGGTGAACCAGATGACTTTATAGGACCATGTATATTCCTTGCTTCAAGTGCCAGTGATTTCATGACAGGTGCAAATGTTGCTACTGAAGGCGGATATTGGGCTAATTAA
- a CDS encoding cupin domain-containing protein, producing the protein MKKVDFNDVKPYKAPKHFDCTTLKLQGKAETGATKFWMGLTHFLPAGGSEYDYEDSPTEKVYMILEGQLTVTSKTETFVLNKWDTLFIPPFEGRKITNNTNMPVTILVVVNN; encoded by the coding sequence ATGAAAAAAGTTGATTTTAATGATGTTAAACCTTATAAGGCACCGAAGCATTTTGATTGTACTACTTTAAAACTACAAGGTAAAGCAGAAACAGGTGCTACAAAATTTTGGATGGGTCTTACACATTTTCTTCCAGCAGGTGGATCTGAATATGATTATGAGGATTCTCCAACAGAAAAAGTTTATATGATTTTAGAGGGACAACTTACCGTTACAAGTAAAACAGAGACTTTTGTGTTAAATAAATGGGACACTCTTTTCATTCCACCATTTGAAGGAAGAAAAATAACAAATAATACAAATATGCCAGTAACTATTTTAGTAGTAGTTAATAACTAG
- a CDS encoding sigma-54 interaction domain-containing protein, with protein MNKFFVENDCIDDEEIEGIKDLEVLEVDDVTFKVLSAYKKNYARQKAELRQLREYKQRELSAFAIGDAVSDGICIVDNKGIVTAINKGYTEITGIKEKEVIGENIQLLLDKGYFNNAVSLLVIEQKKKITMLSTINNNKKKVLITGNPFFNDKGEVTHVLTVMRDLTELLKLRDKLESVEKKSEKYLHELNYYRNKKGKHVNIIGESTKMMELKEIVSYVAKTAATILITGETGCGKEVVSKEIHDRSNRKNEPYIKVNCAAIPDSLIESELFGYEKGAFTGAQNKEKLGMFELANGGTILLDEIGEMPLSLQSKLLRVLQEKELMRVGGVKSIKLDVRVIASTNQILSELIKQGKFREDLFYRLNVVPIRIPPLRERKADISIFANEFLEKFNLKYSKEKSFGDMAISAFEQYDWPGNVRELQNVIERLLVVDDEKYITYTHIINIIGNNKPEIHFTDHALTLREAVDALEKEMIELALKNYGSTYKAAKVLGVTQPTVFRKAKALGVRLNNA; from the coding sequence ATGAATAAATTTTTTGTTGAAAACGATTGTATAGATGATGAAGAAATTGAAGGAATAAAAGATTTAGAAGTTCTAGAAGTAGATGACGTGACTTTTAAAGTATTAAGTGCATATAAGAAGAACTATGCAAGACAAAAGGCTGAATTAAGGCAACTTAGAGAGTATAAGCAGCGAGAATTAAGTGCATTTGCTATTGGAGATGCAGTATCCGATGGTATATGCATAGTTGATAACAAGGGAATTGTTACGGCGATAAATAAAGGATACACAGAAATTACAGGAATAAAAGAAAAAGAAGTAATAGGAGAAAATATTCAGCTTTTATTGGATAAAGGATATTTTAATAATGCAGTATCTTTATTGGTTATTGAGCAAAAGAAGAAAATAACAATGTTGTCTACAATTAATAATAACAAGAAAAAGGTGTTAATAACTGGGAACCCATTTTTTAATGATAAAGGAGAGGTAACGCATGTTTTAACAGTGATGAGAGATTTAACAGAATTATTGAAATTAAGAGATAAATTAGAAAGTGTAGAGAAAAAGAGTGAAAAATATCTGCATGAATTAAATTACTATAGGAATAAAAAAGGAAAGCATGTTAACATCATTGGAGAAAGCACGAAGATGATGGAACTTAAAGAAATAGTGAGTTATGTTGCAAAGACAGCAGCTACAATTTTGATAACAGGTGAAACTGGTTGTGGAAAAGAAGTAGTTTCAAAAGAAATTCATGATAGAAGTAATAGAAAAAATGAACCATATATAAAAGTAAATTGTGCGGCTATACCAGACTCTCTAATTGAATCCGAATTATTTGGATATGAAAAAGGAGCATTTACAGGTGCTCAAAACAAAGAAAAGCTAGGCATGTTTGAACTTGCAAATGGTGGCACTATACTTTTAGATGAAATTGGGGAAATGCCTTTATCACTACAATCAAAATTACTCAGAGTTCTTCAAGAAAAGGAATTAATGAGAGTAGGTGGTGTAAAAAGCATAAAACTAGATGTAAGAGTGATTGCATCTACTAATCAGATACTAAGCGAATTAATAAAACAAGGCAAATTTAGAGAAGATTTGTTTTATCGCCTTAATGTTGTACCAATTAGAATTCCTCCACTAAGGGAAAGAAAGGCTGATATTTCTATTTTTGCAAATGAATTTTTGGAAAAATTCAATCTTAAATATAGTAAAGAAAAAAGCTTTGGAGACATGGCTATAAGCGCATTTGAACAGTATGATTGGCCAGGAAATGTTAGAGAATTACAGAATGTTATTGAAAGATTGCTTGTAGTTGATGATGAAAAGTACATAACATATACCCACATAATAAATATAATTGGAAACAATAAACCGGAAATACATTTTACGGATCATGCTTTAACACTTAGAGAAGCTGTGGATGCTTTAGAAAAAGAAATGATAGAACTTGCTTTAAAAAATTATGGAAGCACCTATAAAGCAGCAAAGGTTTTAGGAGTTACTCAACCTACAGTTTTTAGGAAAGCAAAGGCTTTGGGAGTAAGATTGAACAATGCATAA
- a CDS encoding 3-hydroxyacyl-CoA dehydrogenase family protein, producing the protein MILSIKNITVFGPGMMGSGIAQVFAGCEELKVTIFIREKVEYDCMDKIKANLAVFEGKEIITKDEISNILSRIVLTENIEVAIKDADFIIECIPENMELKQNLFARLESMCRPDTIFATNTSVMSITEISEKCSNKSRIVGCHFWNPPYLIPLVEVVKSDYTSEDVMNRTMELLKKAKKHPIRVGKDVPGFVANRLQHALWREAISIVERGIADAATVDEAIKFGFGLRLPILGPMENADMVGTDLTLSIHSYILKHLESSTEPSPLLKEKVKQGNIGFKTGKGFQKWTPEQVKESNDGLREYLIKVLYNK; encoded by the coding sequence ATGATTTTGAGTATAAAAAATATTACAGTATTTGGACCAGGAATGATGGGTAGTGGAATAGCTCAAGTATTTGCTGGCTGTGAAGAGTTAAAGGTAACAATCTTTATAAGAGAAAAAGTTGAATATGATTGTATGGATAAAATAAAGGCTAACCTTGCAGTTTTTGAGGGAAAAGAAATTATTACAAAAGATGAAATAAGTAATATTTTAAGTAGAATTGTACTAACGGAAAATATTGAAGTAGCAATAAAGGATGCTGATTTTATAATTGAATGTATACCTGAGAATATGGAGTTAAAACAAAATTTATTCGCGAGACTTGAATCAATGTGTAGACCAGATACTATATTTGCTACAAATACATCAGTAATGAGTATTACTGAAATATCTGAGAAATGCAGTAATAAATCAAGAATAGTAGGATGTCATTTTTGGAATCCTCCATATTTAATTCCACTTGTCGAAGTGGTTAAGTCGGATTATACATCTGAGGATGTTATGAATAGAACTATGGAACTTTTAAAGAAAGCGAAAAAACATCCTATAAGAGTAGGTAAGGATGTACCGGGTTTTGTTGCAAATAGATTGCAACATGCTCTTTGGAGGGAAGCTATATCAATAGTTGAAAGAGGAATAGCAGATGCTGCAACTGTTGATGAGGCTATTAAATTTGGTTTTGGATTAAGATTGCCAATACTTGGACCTATGGAAAATGCAGATATGGTGGGGACAGACTTAACACTTTCAATTCATAGCTATATATTAAAGCATCTTGAGAGCTCTACTGAACCATCACCTCTTTTAAAAGAGAAAGTAAAGCAGGGAAACATAGGGTTTAAAACTGGTAAGGGATTTCAAAAATGGACACCTGAGCAAGTTAAAGAATCAAATGATGGGTTAAGAGAATATTTGATTAAGGTTTTATATAATAAATAA
- a CDS encoding 3-keto-5-aminohexanoate cleavage protein, producing MKNKVLLTVATTGAWPQKKDTPYIPLQPEEIADEICACAKAGASIAHIHVRDDENQASMSFEKFEKTVKLVRKSCDIVINLTTSGGIGLTDDIRIKPFSVLKPEMASFDCGSMNWQNSTVFENSPKFLEKAGTAMQENNVKPEIEVFDAGMVYNALYYLKKGFLKAPLHFQFVLGVPGGMTATVENLMFLKSLIPVDSTWGALGIGKQHLPIMYAALALGGNLRVGMEDNIYYRFGELAKSNVDFIERTKRIVTELDKEIATPAEARIILGLKNC from the coding sequence ATGAAAAATAAAGTATTACTAACTGTAGCAACAACGGGAGCATGGCCTCAAAAAAAAGATACACCATATATTCCTCTTCAACCAGAAGAAATTGCTGACGAAATATGTGCATGTGCAAAAGCTGGGGCTTCAATCGCACATATTCATGTTAGAGATGATGAAAATCAGGCATCAATGAGTTTTGAAAAATTTGAGAAAACTGTAAAGCTTGTCCGTAAGTCTTGTGATATTGTAATTAATTTAACAACATCTGGTGGAATTGGATTAACAGATGATATAAGAATAAAGCCTTTTTCTGTATTAAAACCTGAAATGGCTTCATTTGATTGTGGATCAATGAATTGGCAGAATTCAACTGTATTTGAAAATAGCCCAAAGTTTCTTGAAAAAGCAGGGACAGCTATGCAAGAGAATAACGTAAAACCGGAAATTGAAGTGTTCGATGCTGGTATGGTTTATAATGCACTTTATTATTTAAAAAAAGGATTTTTAAAGGCACCTCTTCATTTCCAATTTGTATTGGGAGTTCCGGGTGGTATGACTGCTACAGTTGAAAACTTGATGTTCCTTAAAAGCTTAATTCCTGTGGATTCAACTTGGGGTGCACTTGGAATAGGTAAACAACATTTGCCAATTATGTATGCAGCATTGGCCTTGGGTGGAAATTTAAGAGTAGGTATGGAAGATAATATTTATTATAGATTTGGAGAACTAGCAAAGTCCAATGTAGATTTTATTGAAAGAACAAAGAGAATTGTAACTGAACTGGATAAAGAGATAGCAACGCCAGCTGAGGCAAGAATTATATTAGGTCTTAAGAATTGCTAA
- a CDS encoding 3-oxoacid CoA-transferase subunit B → MDSKEFIARRIAKELKDGDVVNLGIGLPTMVANFIPEGVNVILQSENGFIGLGQAPEVGKEDKDIVNAGAQFVTIKKSGSYFDSATSFGIIRGGHVHATVLGALQVDEKGNLANHMIPGKMVPGMGGAMDLVSGAKKVIIAMTHTAKGEPKILKKCRLPLTAVGKVSLIVTEMAVIEVTSKGLLLKEIAPGISIEDVLNGTEADLIIDDNLKIIEV, encoded by the coding sequence GTGGATAGTAAAGAGTTTATTGCAAGAAGAATTGCCAAAGAGTTAAAAGACGGAGATGTAGTAAATCTTGGAATAGGACTTCCGACTATGGTGGCAAATTTTATACCAGAAGGCGTTAATGTAATATTGCAGTCCGAAAATGGATTTATAGGACTAGGTCAAGCTCCTGAAGTTGGGAAGGAAGATAAAGATATTGTTAATGCGGGAGCTCAGTTTGTTACAATCAAGAAATCAGGATCCTATTTTGATAGTGCTACTTCATTTGGAATAATAAGAGGCGGGCATGTACATGCTACTGTTTTAGGTGCTCTTCAAGTAGATGAGAAGGGTAACCTTGCAAATCATATGATACCTGGAAAAATGGTGCCTGGTATGGGTGGGGCAATGGATCTTGTCAGTGGAGCTAAAAAAGTAATAATAGCTATGACTCATACAGCTAAAGGCGAGCCCAAAATATTGAAAAAATGTAGACTTCCACTTACAGCAGTTGGAAAAGTTAGTCTTATTGTTACGGAAATGGCCGTTATTGAAGTAACCTCAAAGGGGCTTTTACTTAAGGAAATTGCACCTGGTATATCTATTGAAGATGTACTAAACGGAACAGAAGCAGATCTTATAATTGATGATAATTTAAAAATTATAGAAGTATAG
- a CDS encoding CoA transferase subunit A, translating into MNKIKNIDEIMVYIKDGMTIMIGGFMGVGSPEMIIDAMVKKGVKDLTIIANDTGFPNIGIGKLVVNKQVKKVIASHIGLNPETGRQMNSGELIVELVPQGTLAEQIRCGGAGIGGFLTQTGLGTTVEEGKQKINVNGLEYLLELPLKADLALIGGSIVDRDGNVFYNASTRNFNPLMATAAEVVIVGAEKIVEVGEINPHQVMTPSIFVDYIIGGEK; encoded by the coding sequence ATGAACAAAATAAAAAACATAGACGAGATAATGGTATATATCAAGGATGGTATGACAATTATGATCGGTGGATTTATGGGAGTTGGATCGCCGGAGATGATAATTGATGCAATGGTTAAGAAAGGTGTAAAGGATTTAACTATCATAGCAAATGATACGGGATTTCCTAATATAGGTATAGGAAAATTAGTTGTTAATAAACAAGTGAAAAAAGTAATTGCATCACATATCGGACTGAACCCAGAAACTGGACGTCAAATGAACAGTGGTGAACTAATAGTTGAGTTAGTACCACAAGGTACATTGGCAGAACAAATCAGATGTGGTGGTGCAGGTATAGGAGGGTTTTTAACACAAACTGGTTTAGGAACCACAGTTGAAGAAGGAAAACAAAAGATTAATGTAAATGGTCTTGAATATCTCCTTGAATTACCATTAAAAGCAGATTTAGCACTTATAGGTGGATCAATTGTAGATAGAGATGGAAATGTTTTTTACAATGCATCAACAAGAAATTTTAATCCTTTAATGGCTACGGCTGCCGAAGTAGTGATAGTTGGAGCAGAAAAGATTGTCGAAGTTGGGGAAATTAATCCACATCAAGTTATGACCCCAAGTATATTTGTAGACTATATCATTGGAGGTGAAAAATAG
- a CDS encoding rubredoxin-like domain-containing protein: MVCNKCSYIYEGTDAPKICPGCKHPIGYFQLLVEGL; the protein is encoded by the coding sequence GTGGTATGTAACAAATGTAGTTATATTTATGAAGGAACAGATGCTCCAAAAATATGTCCAGGATGCAAACATCCTATTGGATATTTTCAGCTGTTAGTTGAAGGTCTTTAG